The sequence below is a genomic window from Providencia rettgeri.
AAACCGTTGAGCAACACGCAGACAAGCACCCACAATCCTATGATGTTGTGACCTGCATGGAAATGCTTGAACATGTTCCTGACCCTCAATCTGTCGTTAGAGCTTGCGCTAAATTAGTGAAACCTGGCGGACATGTTATTTTTTCTACCATTAATCGCAATAAAAAGGCGTGGTTAATGGCGGTGGTTGCTGCTGAATATGTGATGAAAATGGTGCCAAAAGGTACCCATGATGCGAATAAATTTATTCGCCCTTCTGAATTGATTAGCTGGATTGATGGAACTCAATTAAAAGATCAGCACATCATAGGGTTACACTATAATCCGTTGACTGACAAGTTCTGGCTTGGCCCGAATGTGGATGTGAATTATATGCTCCATACCATTAGTGAATAACGATTTAGTCACTAAAAGAATAAATCACAAGCAGTACGTTTAAGAAAGCAGCAAACGATCGCATTTTACAAAATTTATTTTAGTCCTCATGTCGGAAGCATTTTTTTTATTAATGCCTTTTACCATGCAGCTTACCGACATGATCATTTTTCTTATCCAACCAGTTATCCACAAGATCCCGCTAATTTGTTCACTTGATAAAATCACACATTAACATTATCTTGTTATGGTATTCTAAACAAACTACTACATATAGTGGTACAACAAAACATAACACAACTAGTCTCATGGCATTACACCATGAGCTTTTTTATGTTTATTTTAAACTATTTGTAGTTCAACCAAGGTGTACTTGCTCATGAACCAGAGTCTGTTAGTCACAAAGCGTGATGGACATAAAGAACGCATTGATCTCGATAAAATCCACAAGGTAATCACCTGGGCTGCTGAAGGCCTAAGTAACGTATCCGTTTCTCAAGTGGAGTTACGTTCACAGATTCAGTTTTATGATGGGATCAGAACTTCTGACATTCACGAAACGATGATCAAAGCAGCAGCCGATTTAATTACGGGTGATACACCTGATTACCAATATCTCGCTGCTCGTCTTGCTATTTTTAACCTGCGCAAGAAAGCCTATGGTCAGTTTGAACCGCCTGCATTATACAAGCATGTTAAACACCTCGTTGAAATGGGGAAATATGACAAGCATTTGCTGGAAGACTACTCTGAAGCAGAGTTCGAGCAAATGGATAGCTTTATAGACCATTGGCGTGATATGAATTTTTCCTATGCTGCGGTAAAACAGCTTGAAGGGAAATATTTGGTTCAAAACCGCGTTACCGGTGAAATCTATGAAAGCGCACAGTTTTTATACATTTTAGTCGCTGCTTGCCTGTTTTCACACTACCCAAAAGAGACGCGTCTTGATTATATTCGCCGTTTCTATGACGCAGTTTCAACATTCAAAATTTCATTACCTACGCCGATTATGGCGGGGGTACGTACTCCAACACGTCAATTCAGTTCTTGTGTACTGATTGAGTGTGGCGATAGCTTAGATTCTATCAATGCAACCTCAAGCGCAATTGTGAAATATGTCTCACAACGTGCAGGAATTGGGGTAAATGCGGGTCGCATTCGTGCATTAGGCAGCCCAATTCGTGGCGGTGAAGCGTTCCATACGGGTTGTATTCCGTTCTATAAGCATTTCCAAACTGCGGTTAAGTCCTGCTCGCAAGGTGGTGTTCGTGGTGGTGCAGCAACTTTGTTCTACCCGATTTGGCACCTTGAAGTCGAAAGCTTATTGGTACTGAAAAATAACCGTGGGGTTGAAGGTAACCGTGTTCGCCATATGGATTACGGTGTGCAACTAAATAAGTTAATGTACGAACGTTTGATTAAAAACCAAGACATTACATTATTCAGCCCTTCCGACGTTCCAGGTCTTTATGACGCCTTTTTCGCAGATCAAGACGAATTTGAACGTTTATATGTGAAATATGAAAAAGATGAAAATATTCGCAAATCGAGTGTTAAAGCAGTTGAGCTATTTTCATTAATGATGCAAGAGCGTGCGTCTACTGGCCGTATTTATATCCAAAACGTTGACCACTGTAATACACATAGCCCATTTGACCCACAGGTTGCCCCTGTTCGTCAGTCGAATTTATGTTTAGAAATTGCACTGCCAACTAAGCCATTAAATAATATTAATGACGAAAACGGTGAAATTGCACTGTGTACGTTATCAGCGTTTAACTTAGGTGCGATTGATAGTCTTGATGAATTAGAAGAACTGGCAATATTAGCTGTTCGTGCACTTGATGCCCTGCTTGATTACCAAGATTACCCAATTATTGCGGCTAAACAAGGCTCAATGGGACGTCGTACACTCGGTATTGGTGTGATTAACTACGCTTATTATCTCGCTAAGCACGGCGTTCGCTATTCCGATGGTAGCGCGAATAACTTAACGCACAAAACATTTGAAGCTATTCAATATTATCTATTGAAAGCCTCGAATGAGTTAGCGAAAGAGCAAGGTGCGTGCCCATGGTTCAACGAAACAACCTATGCACAAGGCGTTTTACCTATCGATACTTATAAAAAAGAGCTCGATAAGTTAACGAATGAACCGTTACATTATGATTGGGAAGCGTTACGTCAAGAAATCAAACAACATGGTCTGCGTAACTCGACGCTGTCTGCATTGATGCCTTCAGAAACATCATCACAGATTTCTAACGCAACCAATGGTATTGAACCACCGCGTGGTTATATCAGTATTAAAGCCTCTAAAGATGGTATCTTGCGCCAAGTGGTGCCTGATTACGAAAATCTGAAAGGCGCTTATGAGCTGCTATGGCAAATGCCTTCAAATAGTGGCTATTTACAACTCGTTGGTATCATGCAGAAGTTTATCGACCAGTCGATTTCTGCTAACACAAACTATGACCCGACTCGTTTTGAGAGCGGCAAAGTGCCAATGAACCAATTGCTAAAAGATTTATTGCTCGCCTATAAGTTTGGTGTGAAAACACTTTACTACCATAACACCCGCGATGGCGCGGAAGATGTTCAAGGCGATCTGGAAGAAGTTGTTGAGTCAGCGGATTCCGATTGCGAAGGCGGCGCGTGTAAAATTTAATAGGAATTGTTATGTCACATACATACACAACGTTTTCACAGAAAAAGAATGACCAAATGCTGGAGCCGATGTTTTTCGGCCAACCCGTTAACGTGGCGCGTTATGATCAGCAAAAGTACCCTATTTTTGAAAAGTTGATTGAAAAACAACTGTCGTTTTTCTGGCGCCCTGAAGAAGTTGACGTGTCGCGCGACCGTATTGACTACAATGCGCTGCCAGATCACGAAAAACATATTTTTATCAGTAATCTGAAATACCAAACGCTGCTGGACTCTATTCAGGGCCGCAGCCCTAACGTGGCATTATTGCCACTGATTTCGATTCCTGAACTGGAAACTTGGGTTGAAACGTGGGCATTTTCTGAAACTATCCACTCACGTTCGTATACACATATTATTCGTAATATCGTGAATGACCCTGCTATTATTTTTGACGATATTGTTGAAAATGAAGAAATTTTAAAACGTGCTAAAGATATTTCAGGTTTTTACGATGATCTGATCGAAATGACCAACTACTATCATATGTTTGGTGAAGGCACGCATACTTGCAATGGCAAACAAGTTACTGTTTCTCTGCGTCAATTGAAGAAGCAACTGTACCTGTGCCTAATGAGCGTTAATGCGCTTGAAGCTATTCGCTTCTATGTTAGTTTTGCCTGTTCGTTTGCGTTTGCTGAACGCGAACTGATGGAAGGAAACGCGAAAATCATCAAGCTGATTGCGCGTGATGAAGCGTTGCACCTAACGGGTACTCAACACATGTTAAACCTGTTACGCTCAGGGCAAGATGACCCAGAAATGGCCGAAATCGCAGCAGAGTGCGAGCAAGAATGTTATGACTTGTTCGTTCAAGCCGCAGAGCAAGAAAAAGAGTGGGCTGACTACCTATTCAGTGAAGGCTCTATGATTGGTTTAAATAAAGATATTTTATGCCAATATGTTGAATATATTACGAATATTCGCATGCAAGCCGTCGGTCTAAAATTGCCATTTGAAACGCGTTCAAACCCAATTCCATGGATCAACGCATGGTTGGTGTCTGATAACGTACAAGTTGCGCCTCAAGAGGTTGAAGTCAGTTCTTATTTAGTCGGCCAAATTGACTCTCAAGTCGATACCGACGATTTGAGCGACTTCGAACTATAAGCATGGCTAGTCATAAAATCACCCTGCGGTTAACGCAGGGTGTTCAAATCCCCTTCCATACTGAAGTTCATTCGTGTTTGCTGGAAGCCTTAGAAGACAGCTGTATTCCTGTAGAATACCAATGCCGTGAAGGCTACTGCGGTTCATGCCGAGTGACATTATTGCAGGGGAAAGTAGGCTATAGACAAAAACCTATCGCATTTGTGCAGGACGGAGAAATCCTGCCTTGCTGCTGCCATCCGCTATCGGATATTGAAATCGGTTAATTTAAAATAGGTGATTGCACAGCGGCCTATCCGTTACTGTGCAATCACTTTTTATTTACTTAATTTATTGGTTATAAATAACCATATAAACCAGCGAATACCCAGCCAAACACACAAGATACACCCACCCCAATTAACCCCGGTAAAATGAAGCTGTGGTTGATAACAAATTTACCAATACGCGTTGTTCCAGAACGGTCAAACTGAATTGCCGCAAGGTCACTAGGGTAAGTTGGTAAAATGTAATATCCATAACACGCAGGTGCGGAAGCGATAATATAAGCCGGGTCAACACCAATGCCTAGTGCAATTGGTACTACAGCAGCCAAAGCAGCTGCTTGTGAGTTAACAAACTTAGAGACTAATAATAAGATAACGGCATAAGCCCAAGGGAAATCTTTCACTAAAGCACCCAATGTGCCTTTGATTTCATCCATGTGGGCACCGAACATGGTTTCCGCCATCCAAGCAATACCATATACGGCGACAATCGCTATCATCCCGGAACGGAATACTTCATTCTTTGAAATTTGCCCCGGATTAGTCTTACAAATAATGATTATCAGCGCACCCGCTAATAACATAAACATCTGAATGACTAAAACCATCGATAACGGCTTACCATTAACTAGAGGTCTTAGCTCTGAGAATGCACCAAGTAGTGCCACAACAGCGATAGAGGCTAAAAAAATCCACATCGCGACCCAGTTAATTTTTGGCAATTTTGTATTTAGCAGTGTCACACTGTCACCATAAACATAATCATGGTTTTCAGGCACTGAGATAAACTCTTGGAATACAGGGTCTTTATCGAGATCTTTACCTCTAAACCAACTGAAAATACCAATGGCAAGAATACCAATTAATGTTGACGGGATAGTAATTGCTAACAAATCAAGGAATTCAAGTGATTGGCCATTGATTGTAACACCGTTTAGCATTGCCACTAATGAAACAACGGCCACTGAAACTGGACTGGCGATAATCCCCATTTGTGCGCCAATACTACTCGCCGCCATCGGCCTTTCAGGACGAATATTATTTTTAATCGCCGCATCATAGATGATAGGTAAAATGGTATACACCACATGCCCTGTACCACACAAAATGGTTAAGATACAGGTCACAAAAGGTGCCACAATAGAAATGTACTTAGGGTTTTTCCGCAGTAGTCGTTCTGCAATTTGCAGCATGACATCCAAACCGCCTGATGCTTGTAGCGTCGCTGATGCGGCAACAACAGCAATGATAACAAGCATAACATCAACAGGCGGTTTTCCAGGCGGTAAACCAAATCCAAAAACTAAAATAACGAGACCAACACCACCTAGTAGCCCGAGTGCCATTCCCCCTTTTTTTGCCCCATAGAATAAGCAAACAAGGATAATGGCGAGTTGAATCATAAAGTCCATAGTTCCATCCTTTATATATATGTTTACATATATTATCGGGATGATTTTCAAGCATTAATTTGATTTATGATAACTTCAAAATCAATTTAGTTTTATTTTTTATGCTTTTATTTTGACCTCATCACATAATTTATATTAAGTAACTGACATACTATTCAGTTACCCACCACCTTCATAAAAATCAATCAATTATCACACCATTTTTAACAATTCACTCCATTTAAATTTACCTTTAGTTACTTTAAACCATCATTTTTTCTTTACTTTATTAACGTACTTATTGCCTTTCATTTCCTACCTACGTGATCAATTGTGTAAATAAAAGATTACACCCCCTGTAATTTACATTTGACAGCGAACTTGCGATCGCATAATCTGCATCACTTGTTAATTATTCAAATTCAATTAGAGGAACTTGTGAAGAATCGTACGCTTGGCAGTGTGTTAATCGTTGCAGGGACAACAATAGGTGCAGGGATGTTGGCAATGCCACTTGCCGCTGCGGGAGTCGGTTTCACAAGCATCGTTTTCTTGCTTGTTGGATTATGGATGTTAATGAGTTATACCTCATTACTATTAGTCGAGGTATATCAACATAACCCCGCAAATATGGGTTTAGGCTCTGTTGCTAAAAAATATCTTGGTCCTGTTGGACAGATAGTGACCGGACTGAGTATGCTGCTATTAATGTACGCGTTAACAACCGCTTATATCGGTGGCGCGGGCGTATTAATTTCAGATAGCCTATCCTCATGGTGGGGAATTAAAATTTCAACCGATACTGCTATTATTGCATTTACTATTATTGGCGGTTCAATTGTCTGTATTGGTACGCATTCAGTCGATTTTATTAATCGAATTTTGTTCACGGCAAAAACAATTTTTTTAGTGATTATGTTAGTTGTGATGATGCCGCATGCTGAAGCCGTGAACCTAAGCACGATGCCAATTGAAAAAGGCCTTATCCTAGCTGCCGTTCCCGTTATTTTTACTTCTTTTGGCTTTCATGGCAGCGTGCCTAGTTTAGTTAACTATATGAATGGGGATGTGCGCAAATTACGCATGATTTTCATTACCGGAAGTGCGATCCCTCTTGTTGCTTATATTCTATGGCAAGTTGCAACGTTGGGCTCTATTCCATCACATACATTTATGGGGATCCTCGCTCAGGAATCCGGCCTTAATGGGTTACTCACAGCCATTCGGGATGTTGTCGCTACGCCCCGAGTCAATATTGCCGTTAGCTTGTTTATGGATTTAGCGTTAGCCACATCCTTCTTAGGTGTTGCATTGGGTTTATTTGATTACCTCGCTGATTTATTCAAACGGAGCAATCATTTTATCGGTCGTGTTCAAACCGGTTTATTAACCTTTGTTCCACCATTATTAGCCGCCCTATTTTTCAGTAGTTTCGTACAAGCATTAACGTATGCCGCTGTTGCACTCTCGGTCTTAGCACTGATTATTCCTGCACTACTAACATTACGTGTGCGTAAATTAGAAACTCAAGGTGCGTATCAAGTTAAAGGCGGTACACCTATTTTAGCCCTAGTGTTGGTATGTGGTATCGCTGTAATTGCTATCCAATTTTCGATTGTTGCCGGTTTTTTACCAAACGTTGGTTAAATATCCTCCATATTACGTATATTACCAGCCTCCAAGCGTTGATTTATCAAGATTGGAGGCTTTACCCCCTTGAAAATTAAATTAATTATCTAAACTTAACCTATTATTCATCACACTTAAAAAACTTCGTTCCGTTATTTCGATATTTATCAGAAAATAATTCTGAAAAGACAACCTAGTCATTTTACCGTATCTTCGCCATATTGCGGTCTTCATGAGGCGAATTAGGTGAAGAAAAAACAAGTATCCAACATTCATGATGCGGCTTTTAAAGGCATCATGACGAATATCGAAAATGCACGAGATTTTTTTGATATCTATTTGCCTGCACAAATAAAATCATTGTGTGACTTCAATACGTTATCACTTACAAATGCCTCATTTATTGATGAGCAACTCCGCTCGCGATTATCAGATGTGTTATATTCAGTAGAAACAACACAAGGAAAAGGATACCTTTATCTTTTAGTTGAACACCAATCAACGCCTGATAAACTGATGGCATGGCGTCTGATGCATTATGCTTTTTTAGCCATGAATCAGCATATGCAACAAGGAAATAAGAAATTGCCCCTGTCGTCCCTATCCTTTTCTACCATGGCGGTCGTTCGCCTTATCCTTATAGCCAACTTTGGACTGACTGTTTCCCTTTCCCTGATATCGCTAATAATCTTTACACTCAACCATTTCCATTAGTCGATATAACTATCATAGATGATAATGAATTAGTTAATCATCGAAAGATTGCAATAATGGAATTAGCAATGAAACATAAGCACTTACGGGATGAATTTCAGCAGGTGCTCCCGCTCTTGGCGCAAGCACTCAATAAACACTATAATAACGATAATGACATCATTACTATTATCAATTATCTGTTCATTGCTTTGGATTCTGCTAATTTCGAACATATCATTCAAGCATTGAGCGAAAAAACAGAAAAACATAAGGGAGCTATTATGAATATCGCACTGCGTTTACAGAACAAAGGCAGAATCGAAGGTCGCCAAGAAGGCAGAGTGGAAGGCCGCCAAGAAGGCAGAGTGGAAGGCCGCCAAGAAGCCCAAATAACAATGGCACGCCACCTTCTTAAGAATGGTATTAGTCTGGATATTATCGTTGAATGCACTGGACTAAGCCGCGAAACACTCATGTCTTTAAGTAAAACTAAACAAGGTTAGTTTCTGGTGGATACCTCTTTGAGTTATTTCCTATTGAGCTAAAGGTATCACAGCCAGCTCCTAGCCATGTCACGACTAGGAACTGTAAATATATTACAACGAATTAGAAAGATAGCCCTGCACCAACATACCAACCATCGGCAAGCTTGTCGCTACTCTTACCATGCGTCCCTTTCATTTCGATCAAGCGATATCCTGCATCAATAGATAATGGCTTGAATACCGTATAGCGCGCACCAGCTTTAGCTTCGACATACGATTTGCTGCCTGAAGTCAGTTGCTCTGGAGCACCGTAAGCTTCACCGTAAATGTTCAGTGAAGGCAGTGCCTGCCAATTTAATCCACCACCTACAGCTAATGCAGAACCACTACTATTATGATCAGGTGATAAATATAACCCCTTACCACCAACGAATGCAGAGAAAGGCCCAACAGGTAAGCCAAATGTGGCACCAATACTTCCCGTTTGTCCATCATGATCACTGCGAGCCCAAGAACCATTAAATGCTAACCCTGCATTTTGGTTACCTAACCCTGCTGACAGCTCAGTATAATGTTCCCCCGCTTGTGCGCTGACTGAAACTGCATGTGCGGTTCCAACGAATAATGGTGACATCGCAGCTGCCAATAATAATAATTTACGCATTGTTTCATCCTCTTGATATTATTACCTATAGATATTACGCGAATCCTACCCTATTTTCAGCCAATCTTACTTAGATTTACGCTATAGCCTCTATAAAAGCTTGCTTTATTCATTACAAAATTTCACGCATAAAAACATTCAGTGCAAAAAAACACGATAAATACATGTTTTTCGCCTGTAATCACAGTAATTGGTTATATTTATTAGATAATTAATTCCATAATAACTATACTGAATTATAAGTTCATTATATTGAGTTTTTTATTTTCTTACAAAAGATTAACTTATTAGTTAGGTTTGTGTAGTCATTTAATCCAACCAAAGGAGCATTGTGATGAAAAAGAAAGGCCTTACTACCGCCTCGGGCGCACCGGTCGCCAATAATAATAATGTGATGACAGCTGGTAAACGTGGCCCAATGTTATTACAGGATGTTTGGTTTTTAGAAAAGCTTGCCCATTTTGACCGTGAAGTGATCCCTGAAAGACG
It includes:
- the ubiG gene encoding bifunctional 2-polyprenyl-6-hydroxyphenol methylase/3-demethylubiquinol 3-O-methyltransferase UbiG — translated: MNDTQTPTYLNVDKQEIEKFESIASRWWDLEGEFAPLHRINPLRLGYIMQRVDGVFGKKILDVGCGGGILSESMAREGAEVTGLDMGAEPLMVARLHSLESGVPVEYVQETVEQHADKHPQSYDVVTCMEMLEHVPDPQSVVRACAKLVKPGGHVIFSTINRNKKAWLMAVVAAEYVMKMVPKGTHDANKFIRPSELISWIDGTQLKDQHIIGLHYNPLTDKFWLGPNVDVNYMLHTISE
- the nrdA gene encoding class 1a ribonucleoside-diphosphate reductase subunit alpha — translated: MNQSLLVTKRDGHKERIDLDKIHKVITWAAEGLSNVSVSQVELRSQIQFYDGIRTSDIHETMIKAAADLITGDTPDYQYLAARLAIFNLRKKAYGQFEPPALYKHVKHLVEMGKYDKHLLEDYSEAEFEQMDSFIDHWRDMNFSYAAVKQLEGKYLVQNRVTGEIYESAQFLYILVAACLFSHYPKETRLDYIRRFYDAVSTFKISLPTPIMAGVRTPTRQFSSCVLIECGDSLDSINATSSAIVKYVSQRAGIGVNAGRIRALGSPIRGGEAFHTGCIPFYKHFQTAVKSCSQGGVRGGAATLFYPIWHLEVESLLVLKNNRGVEGNRVRHMDYGVQLNKLMYERLIKNQDITLFSPSDVPGLYDAFFADQDEFERLYVKYEKDENIRKSSVKAVELFSLMMQERASTGRIYIQNVDHCNTHSPFDPQVAPVRQSNLCLEIALPTKPLNNINDENGEIALCTLSAFNLGAIDSLDELEELAILAVRALDALLDYQDYPIIAAKQGSMGRRTLGIGVINYAYYLAKHGVRYSDGSANNLTHKTFEAIQYYLLKASNELAKEQGACPWFNETTYAQGVLPIDTYKKELDKLTNEPLHYDWEALRQEIKQHGLRNSTLSALMPSETSSQISNATNGIEPPRGYISIKASKDGILRQVVPDYENLKGAYELLWQMPSNSGYLQLVGIMQKFIDQSISANTNYDPTRFESGKVPMNQLLKDLLLAYKFGVKTLYYHNTRDGAEDVQGDLEEVVESADSDCEGGACKI
- the nrdB gene encoding class Ia ribonucleoside-diphosphate reductase subunit beta codes for the protein MSHTYTTFSQKKNDQMLEPMFFGQPVNVARYDQQKYPIFEKLIEKQLSFFWRPEEVDVSRDRIDYNALPDHEKHIFISNLKYQTLLDSIQGRSPNVALLPLISIPELETWVETWAFSETIHSRSYTHIIRNIVNDPAIIFDDIVENEEILKRAKDISGFYDDLIEMTNYYHMFGEGTHTCNGKQVTVSLRQLKKQLYLCLMSVNALEAIRFYVSFACSFAFAERELMEGNAKIIKLIARDEALHLTGTQHMLNLLRSGQDDPEMAEIAAECEQECYDLFVQAAEQEKEWADYLFSEGSMIGLNKDILCQYVEYITNIRMQAVGLKLPFETRSNPIPWINAWLVSDNVQVAPQEVEVSSYLVGQIDSQVDTDDLSDFEL
- the yfaE gene encoding class I ribonucleotide reductase maintenance protein YfaE; this encodes MASHKITLRLTQGVQIPFHTEVHSCLLEALEDSCIPVEYQCREGYCGSCRVTLLQGKVGYRQKPIAFVQDGEILPCCCHPLSDIEIG
- a CDS encoding anaerobic C4-dicarboxylate transporter, which encodes MDFMIQLAIILVCLFYGAKKGGMALGLLGGVGLVILVFGFGLPPGKPPVDVMLVIIAVVAASATLQASGGLDVMLQIAERLLRKNPKYISIVAPFVTCILTILCGTGHVVYTILPIIYDAAIKNNIRPERPMAASSIGAQMGIIASPVSVAVVSLVAMLNGVTINGQSLEFLDLLAITIPSTLIGILAIGIFSWFRGKDLDKDPVFQEFISVPENHDYVYGDSVTLLNTKLPKINWVAMWIFLASIAVVALLGAFSELRPLVNGKPLSMVLVIQMFMLLAGALIIIICKTNPGQISKNEVFRSGMIAIVAVYGIAWMAETMFGAHMDEIKGTLGALVKDFPWAYAVILLLVSKFVNSQAAALAAVVPIALGIGVDPAYIIASAPACYGYYILPTYPSDLAAIQFDRSGTTRIGKFVINHSFILPGLIGVGVSCVFGWVFAGLYGYL
- the tyrP gene encoding tyrosine transporter TyrP yields the protein MKNRTLGSVLIVAGTTIGAGMLAMPLAAAGVGFTSIVFLLVGLWMLMSYTSLLLVEVYQHNPANMGLGSVAKKYLGPVGQIVTGLSMLLLMYALTTAYIGGAGVLISDSLSSWWGIKISTDTAIIAFTIIGGSIVCIGTHSVDFINRILFTAKTIFLVIMLVVMMPHAEAVNLSTMPIEKGLILAAVPVIFTSFGFHGSVPSLVNYMNGDVRKLRMIFITGSAIPLVAYILWQVATLGSIPSHTFMGILAQESGLNGLLTAIRDVVATPRVNIAVSLFMDLALATSFLGVALGLFDYLADLFKRSNHFIGRVQTGLLTFVPPLLAALFFSSFVQALTYAAVALSVLALIIPALLTLRVRKLETQGAYQVKGGTPILALVLVCGIAVIAIQFSIVAGFLPNVG
- a CDS encoding YfaZ family outer membrane protein; the protein is MRKLLLLAAAMSPLFVGTAHAVSVSAQAGEHYTELSAGLGNQNAGLAFNGSWARSDHDGQTGSIGATFGLPVGPFSAFVGGKGLYLSPDHNSSGSALAVGGGLNWQALPSLNIYGEAYGAPEQLTSGSKSYVEAKAGARYTVFKPLSIDAGYRLIEMKGTHGKSSDKLADGWYVGAGLSF